The Nitrospiraceae bacterium genome segment TTAAAATGAAACCTAAGTGTATTAATCCATATCTTAACACTGCTGCCCAGCTTATAGAGAGCGTTCACTGCCTTGAAGATGCTATTTCAATTATCGAGGGGTTAAAGAAAAACGGCATTAAATACGAAGAAGAAATTCTTGTTGGACTGAATGAAAAAGGCAATATACCTGTCAGGGCAGGCAATGGTGTTGGCGCTATTGAAGTGCCGCGAGGTATTTTATTCCATAACTATGAGCTTGATGCACAGGGGAAAATTGTTAATGCTAACTGCATCATACCCACAAACCAGAACGTTAACAATATAGAGCATGACATGGAAAAACTTGTGCCTGAGATTATTAATAAAAAAGACGAAGAGATAACTCTTGCGCTAGAAATGCTTGTTCGCGCATATGATCCTTGCATCTCATGCTCAACACATCTTCTTAACGTTAAATTTGTTAACAGATAAAATAAAAGACCTTTTTAAAACGCCGGAATCTGGGATTCTGTTGATAATCACTGTAGGCAATTCTCTTAGAGCAGATGACGGCGTTGGTCCCTACATATCAGAAAATCTTAAAAACCCCAACCCCAAAATTAAAATCATGGATGCAGGTGAAAGACCTGAGGCTATCATTGATCAGGCTGTTGAGCTTAACCCGAAAAAAGTGATAATTATAGATGCCGCACATTTTGAAGGAACACATGGAGAACTACATATAATCAAGGAAGAAGATATTTCACATACAATACTGACAACCCATGCTTTTCCTTTGAATGCTCTAGCTAAAATTATAGCGGATGATACTAACGCAAAAGTTTACTTTCTGGGAATTCAGGCAAAAAATACACGATTAGGCAAAAGTCTCTCTGAAGAGGTAAAAAAATCTGCCGATGAATTAATCGGTTATCTGAACAGTGAATAAAATGAAATGCAGAAAAGGCTGCGGAGCCTGCTGTATTGCACCTTCCATATCATCACCAATCCCTGGCATGCCTGAAGGCAAACCAGCCGGTGTTAGATGCCTCCATCTAACTGGTGATTGTTTCTGCGGGATTTATGAAAATCCTGAACGTCCAAAGGTATGCAAATCTTTTCAGGCATCTTATGAAACATGCGGTT includes the following:
- a CDS encoding hydrogenase 3 maturation endopeptidase HyCI gives rise to the protein MIITVGNSLRADDGVGPYISENLKNPNPKIKIMDAGERPEAIIDQAVELNPKKVIIIDAAHFEGTHGELHIIKEEDISHTILTTHAFPLNALAKIIADDTNAKVYFLGIQAKNTRLGKSLSEEVKKSADELIGYLNSE
- a CDS encoding YkgJ family cysteine cluster protein; translation: MKCRKGCGACCIAPSISSPIPGMPEGKPAGVRCLHLTGDCFCGIYENPERPKVCKSFQASYETCGSSRDEAISSLSILESLTK